The Meriones unguiculatus strain TT.TT164.6M chromosome 1, Bangor_MerUng_6.1, whole genome shotgun sequence genome has a segment encoding these proteins:
- the Aspdh gene encoding aspartate dehydrogenase domain-containing protein isoform X2: MATSMVPGVPQKVGVVGYGRLGQSLVSRLLAQGSELGLELVFVWNRDPGRMAGSVPPALQLQDLTTLEERHPDIVVEVAHPKLIQEYGVQILRHANLLVGSPSALADQTTEQQLLEASNHWGHTVFVARGALWGTEDISRLDAAGGLQSLRVTMATHPDGFRLEGRLAAAQSSGARTVLYEGPVRGLCPLAPRNSNTMAAAALAAPSLGFDRVVAVLVADLSLNDMHVVDVELTGPPGPTGSSFAVHTHRENPAQPGAVTGSATVTAFWHSLLGCCQLPSRPGIRLC; encoded by the exons ATGGCCACCAGTATGGTCCCCGGAGTCCCTCAGAAGGTGGGGGTAGTGGGCTATGGCCGCCTGG GACAATCCCTTGTGTCCCGCCTTCTGGCTCAGGGATCAGAACTGGGCCTAGAACTTGTCTTTGTGTGGAACCGTGACCCTGGACGAATGGCAGGGAGCGTGCCCCCTGCCTTGCAGCTCCAAGACCTCACTACCCTTGAGGAAAG GCACCCTGACATTGTGGTAGAAGTGGCCCATCCAAAACTAATCCAGGAATACGGGGTACAAATTCTGCGCCATGCTAACCTCCTG GTGGGATCCCCTTCAGCTCTGGCTGACCAGACCACAGAGCAGCAGCTCCTGGAGGCTTCAAACCACTGGGGCCACACTGTGTTTGTGGCCCGAGGGGCCCTGTGGGGGACTGAAGACATCAGCAGATTGGATGCAGCCGGAGGCCTCCAG AGCCTTCGAGTCACTATGGCCACACATCCTGATGGCTTCCGGCTGGAGGGACGTCTGGCTGCAGCGCAGAGCAGTGGGGCCCGCACAGTGCTCTATGAGGGCCCTGTGCGTGGGCTCTGCCCTTTGGCCCCCCGAAATTCTAATACTATGGCAGCCGCTGCCCTGGCTGCCCCCAGTCTGGGCTTCGACCGTGTCGTTGCGGTGCTTGTGGCTGACCTTAG CCTCAATGACATGCATGTCGTGGACGTGGAGCTGACCGGCCCCCCGGGACCGACAGGCAGCAGCTTCGCCGTGCACACCCACAGAGAGAACCCAGCCCAGCCTGGCGCTGTCACCGGTTCTGCCACTGTTACAGCCTTCTGGCACAGCCTCCTGG GCTGCTGCCAGCTCCCCTCCAGACCTGGGATCCGCCTCTGCTGA
- the Aspdh gene encoding aspartate dehydrogenase domain-containing protein isoform X1 — translation MATSMVPGVPQKVGVVGYGRLALPLSAGQSLVSRLLAQGSELGLELVFVWNRDPGRMAGSVPPALQLQDLTTLEERHPDIVVEVAHPKLIQEYGVQILRHANLLVGSPSALADQTTEQQLLEASNHWGHTVFVARGALWGTEDISRLDAAGGLQSLRVTMATHPDGFRLEGRLAAAQSSGARTVLYEGPVRGLCPLAPRNSNTMAAAALAAPSLGFDRVVAVLVADLSLNDMHVVDVELTGPPGPTGSSFAVHTHRENPAQPGAVTGSATVTAFWHSLLGCCQLPSRPGIRLC, via the exons ATGGCCACCAGTATGGTCCCCGGAGTCCCTCAGAAGGTGGGGGTAGTGGGCTATGGCCGCCTGG CCCTCCCCCTCTCTGCAGGACAATCCCTTGTGTCCCGCCTTCTGGCTCAGGGATCAGAACTGGGCCTAGAACTTGTCTTTGTGTGGAACCGTGACCCTGGACGAATGGCAGGGAGCGTGCCCCCTGCCTTGCAGCTCCAAGACCTCACTACCCTTGAGGAAAG GCACCCTGACATTGTGGTAGAAGTGGCCCATCCAAAACTAATCCAGGAATACGGGGTACAAATTCTGCGCCATGCTAACCTCCTG GTGGGATCCCCTTCAGCTCTGGCTGACCAGACCACAGAGCAGCAGCTCCTGGAGGCTTCAAACCACTGGGGCCACACTGTGTTTGTGGCCCGAGGGGCCCTGTGGGGGACTGAAGACATCAGCAGATTGGATGCAGCCGGAGGCCTCCAG AGCCTTCGAGTCACTATGGCCACACATCCTGATGGCTTCCGGCTGGAGGGACGTCTGGCTGCAGCGCAGAGCAGTGGGGCCCGCACAGTGCTCTATGAGGGCCCTGTGCGTGGGCTCTGCCCTTTGGCCCCCCGAAATTCTAATACTATGGCAGCCGCTGCCCTGGCTGCCCCCAGTCTGGGCTTCGACCGTGTCGTTGCGGTGCTTGTGGCTGACCTTAG CCTCAATGACATGCATGTCGTGGACGTGGAGCTGACCGGCCCCCCGGGACCGACAGGCAGCAGCTTCGCCGTGCACACCCACAGAGAGAACCCAGCCCAGCCTGGCGCTGTCACCGGTTCTGCCACTGTTACAGCCTTCTGGCACAGCCTCCTGG GCTGCTGCCAGCTCCCCTCCAGACCTGGGATCCGCCTCTGCTGA